From the Synechococcus sp. HK01-R genome, one window contains:
- a CDS encoding DUF5801 repeats-in-toxin domain-containing protein gives MKELNGTMPSVESGSNSELITQKLKRLLDLANLHDGDREKRDEVITSLPEGASSDEQKYGYESIGSTPSLPNAPLSREWTSNGLPDRNAGPNLQTEGVPLYSARGNAGSGGIEVLNNNGGQGLIQPTTYQPEPVAGSPATGDSGSQTPQTNTGHKTETAKEPSSQPQAETAQPPKGIQAPPDRATISVVGAPNELTVDETDLTTDSTANFGAYFSATYGVNGTGVGGMTFKIGVAKPGTDSGLVDESTGEHLLLFQNPDGSISGRTPSGKEGFHITTDQVGNIELDQLRSIVHPDPNNTDESITLKNPNLITITGTAVSAGGDRASATIGIGQVFHFKDDAPSLQLTANGHPPVLGVDETFIGQAGGSSTQSFASVFSGSHQFGADGSGSFQSVYELNLSKDGVDSGLVDSETHERILLHIDSKTGEVTGVLENSGQEAFKISTTQTGDITFTTERSVLHPDPTNTDKELHLSPGLLSLKRTDTIVDKDGDRAQSSSQIELGSSLSIHDDAPTLNPANLGSIQPLVTDDDDLNTDPSTNLAPLFQNAFTHSADGDSITYSLALATQDSKSGLFTLDPNGGPTSGPEILLHQDANGVIHGYPKGGTFDGSQDLFTITIDGNNHLVLNQIKPIFQGDNTSDNEQVLLNAAKGLLNIKATITDTDGDSQTATIDASQGIFAFKDSGPSITTKAAVADSLQVDETDLNKDDSENFSSLFTIDPGADGQQSVAYSLGLKSASGTDSGVVDTATGHHVFLYLEHGQVIGRVGSGSAPDPQGTPAFTLSVSSSGNVTLDQIRALQHPTGGPSSPDEAINLSPGSIKLNATVTDKDGDTASQSVDLSGAVSFKDDGPSIALSSLGKQNDHLGPTHSTTNFSDNFTQTADYGEDGSGSIHSSYALSVRSSGVDSGVVDTATGHHVYLYLEHGQVIGRVGSGSGANPNGDKAFTFGINSQTGVATLTQNRNIEHPQGAQTQTLGDANLIQLTRTDTITDADGDKALDQAFINVGTSLSFKGSPPQPQPQQPHLIDGGHNGNHGDVVETYHQGNSPNSAITGYKFRDGSVFVVHNIPSHWGLQQDGNNKWSQNHHPRPYDATAPASDEPEQIETIDFVAQLNSFEIIESQKDDSENPDQKSSAQDHYDQADKSDPNQTSEKKDESVLATDATDATDATDATDATDATYALTNGQESNESSNTAALEAKRIHTTTMPITHTDHGDIVETAANDANSSPIKTIDSSRIDEEVQLPSSDSDSNQVPPDLTLTDTSQTNDVIDGSSLISAINDLQQPDADALAALNEQSAEANGGDLIQEQNAMTPSAQDPSAVPVTSIDDPFSDPSELNSSDTAPPDLSDTSHTADPLPADISQEDQDPSLLNV, from the coding sequence ATGAAAGAGCTTAATGGCACCATGCCTTCGGTCGAATCGGGCTCAAATAGCGAATTGATTACTCAAAAACTAAAACGACTTCTTGATCTCGCAAATCTTCACGACGGGGACCGAGAAAAGCGTGACGAGGTAATCACATCTCTTCCCGAAGGAGCGAGCAGTGATGAGCAAAAATACGGATATGAATCCATCGGAAGTACGCCGTCACTGCCCAATGCTCCCCTCTCAAGAGAGTGGACTAGCAATGGTTTGCCAGATCGCAATGCTGGTCCAAACCTTCAAACGGAAGGGGTCCCCCTTTACAGCGCACGTGGAAATGCGGGCTCTGGAGGAATTGAAGTTTTAAACAATAACGGCGGACAGGGCCTCATTCAACCGACGACGTACCAACCAGAACCTGTTGCCGGATCACCCGCGACAGGAGACAGCGGAAGCCAAACACCTCAAACCAACACTGGACATAAAACCGAAACCGCTAAGGAACCATCCAGTCAGCCGCAGGCTGAGACGGCTCAACCACCTAAAGGGATTCAGGCGCCTCCAGACCGAGCCACGATCTCGGTAGTTGGAGCTCCGAATGAGCTGACAGTTGATGAAACAGACCTAACAACAGACTCAACCGCCAACTTCGGTGCGTATTTCTCAGCCACCTACGGAGTCAACGGGACAGGGGTCGGTGGGATGACCTTCAAAATCGGCGTCGCAAAGCCAGGTACAGACAGTGGCCTTGTTGATGAGAGCACTGGCGAACATCTGTTGCTATTCCAGAATCCAGACGGGAGCATCAGCGGGCGCACCCCAAGCGGTAAAGAAGGCTTTCACATCACCACTGATCAGGTGGGAAACATTGAGTTGGATCAGCTGCGCTCAATTGTGCACCCCGACCCAAACAACACAGATGAGAGCATCACACTCAAAAACCCAAATCTGATCACCATCACCGGAACAGCTGTGAGTGCTGGTGGAGACAGGGCATCTGCAACGATCGGTATCGGCCAGGTGTTTCACTTCAAAGACGACGCTCCAAGTCTTCAGCTCACAGCCAATGGGCATCCTCCAGTCCTTGGTGTTGATGAAACATTCATCGGACAAGCAGGCGGCTCATCAACTCAATCATTCGCCTCCGTTTTTAGCGGCAGCCATCAGTTCGGTGCTGATGGATCAGGAAGCTTTCAGTCCGTGTACGAACTTAATCTCAGCAAAGATGGAGTGGATTCTGGATTAGTCGATAGCGAAACACATGAGCGAATTCTTCTACATATTGATTCAAAAACAGGTGAGGTCACTGGGGTACTAGAAAACAGCGGACAAGAAGCATTCAAGATCAGCACCACTCAAACAGGAGATATTACATTCACTACTGAACGATCTGTCCTGCATCCAGACCCAACCAATACAGACAAAGAACTGCACCTTTCGCCAGGTCTGCTGTCGCTCAAACGCACTGATACGATCGTTGATAAGGATGGGGACCGCGCACAATCTAGCTCCCAAATCGAGCTTGGGTCATCTCTGAGTATTCACGATGATGCTCCGACGCTAAATCCTGCCAATCTCGGTTCAATCCAGCCTCTCGTCACTGATGACGACGACCTCAACACTGATCCTTCCACCAACCTCGCTCCTCTCTTCCAAAACGCCTTCACACACAGTGCTGACGGTGATTCCATCACCTATTCACTCGCTCTTGCAACGCAAGACTCCAAGTCCGGTCTCTTCACTCTTGATCCAAACGGTGGTCCGACCTCTGGTCCTGAAATCCTTCTTCATCAGGATGCAAATGGCGTCATTCATGGCTATCCAAAAGGCGGGACATTTGACGGCTCACAGGATCTCTTCACCATCACAATTGATGGCAATAATCATCTCGTACTCAATCAAATTAAACCCATCTTTCAAGGTGATAACACCAGTGACAATGAACAAGTTCTTCTTAATGCAGCAAAAGGTCTCTTAAATATTAAAGCCACCATCACCGATACTGATGGTGACTCGCAAACCGCAACCATTGATGCCTCTCAAGGCATCTTTGCCTTTAAGGATTCAGGGCCCTCAATCACAACCAAGGCCGCTGTAGCTGACTCCCTGCAAGTCGACGAAACCGACCTCAACAAAGATGACTCCGAAAACTTCAGTTCCCTCTTCACCATCGACCCTGGTGCTGATGGGCAACAATCCGTCGCTTACTCACTCGGCCTGAAATCTGCATCTGGCACCGACAGCGGCGTCGTCGACACCGCCACAGGGCACCACGTCTTCCTCTACCTCGAGCACGGTCAGGTCATCGGACGCGTCGGCTCCGGCTCAGCACCTGACCCACAAGGCACACCAGCCTTCACACTCTCCGTCTCAAGCTCAGGAAACGTCACCCTCGATCAGATCCGAGCTCTCCAACACCCAACAGGCGGTCCCTCCTCACCGGATGAGGCCATCAACCTCTCTCCAGGATCCATCAAGCTCAACGCCACCGTCACCGATAAAGACGGCGATACAGCGTCTCAATCCGTTGATCTCTCTGGCGCCGTCTCCTTCAAAGATGACGGACCTTCCATCGCCCTCAGCAGCCTTGGCAAACAAAATGATCATCTGGGCCCAACTCACTCCACCACCAACTTCTCCGATAATTTCACTCAAACTGCCGACTACGGTGAAGATGGTAGTGGATCAATCCACAGTTCCTACGCTTTATCTGTTCGAAGTAGTGGCGTAGACAGTGGTGTTGTTGACACCGCCACAGGACACCACGTCTACCTCTACCTCGAGCACGGTCAGGTCATCGGACGCGTCGGCTCCGGATCAGGAGCCAACCCAAACGGTGACAAAGCCTTCACCTTTGGCATTAATTCACAAACAGGCGTCGCAACACTCACTCAAAACCGTAATATCGAACACCCTCAAGGAGCACAGACTCAAACTCTAGGTGATGCCAACCTCATTCAACTCACCCGTACAGACACCATTACCGATGCCGATGGTGATAAGGCCCTAGATCAAGCTTTTATCAACGTCGGGACAAGCCTATCTTTCAAAGGAAGCCCACCGCAACCGCAACCGCAACAACCTCACTTGATCGATGGAGGGCACAATGGCAACCATGGCGACGTAGTTGAAACTTATCACCAAGGGAACAGCCCGAATTCTGCGATAACCGGATATAAATTTAGGGATGGCAGTGTCTTCGTAGTTCACAACATACCCAGTCACTGGGGCCTACAACAGGACGGAAATAATAAATGGAGCCAAAATCACCACCCGCGACCTTATGACGCAACAGCACCTGCCTCGGACGAACCAGAACAAATCGAGACTATCGACTTTGTCGCACAACTAAACAGCTTTGAAATCATCGAATCACAGAAAGACGACAGTGAAAACCCAGACCAGAAAAGTAGCGCCCAAGATCATTACGACCAAGCAGACAAATCTGACCCGAACCAGACAAGCGAGAAGAAAGACGAAAGCGTCCTTGCAACTGATGCAACTGATGCAACTGATGCAACTGATGCAACTGATGCAACTGATGCAACCTATGCTTTAACAAATGGCCAAGAGTCCAACGAATCGAGCAACACTGCAGCACTAGAAGCAAAAAGAATTCACACCACCACAATGCCAATTACCCACACCGACCACGGAGATATCGTCGAGACAGCAGCCAACGATGCCAATTCAAGTCCCATAAAAACAATTGATTCGTCCAGGATTGATGAAGAAGTCCAATTACCGAGCAGTGATTCAGATTCAAACCAAGTGCCACCTGATCTGACCTTGACAGACACATCACAAACAAACGATGTCATCGATGGCTCCAGCTTGATATCGGCTATCAACGATCTACAACAACCCGATGCAGACGCCCTAGCTGCACTGAATGAGCAAAGTGCAGAGGCCAATGGTGGCGACCTAATTCAAGAGCAAAACGCCATGACGCCCTCAGCTCAAGACCCCAGTGCTGTGCCTGTGACCTCCATCGATGATCCCTTCAGCGATCCATCTGAGTTGAACAGCAGCGACACGGCTCCGCCTGATTTAAGTGACACCAGCCACACCGCTGATCCACTGCCCGCTGATATTTCGCAAGAGGATCAGGATCCAAGCCTCTTGAATGTTTGA
- a CDS encoding YcgJ family protein, which translates to MRSFVKASAFGFIASAAFVGASISTAPASAQSKGITYPKAGVVCDQVGQTCYDSYGPSIAITKIYFGQFAAERLLQNRRGSTNNDFRLSSGQACSIQKRTCWDDGWGEKNVARGLTKQLFSSNQSASNASSSSGNRQVSTDTGYCSLSQGGRRVFDGPCLLKQVSRGDRNRYKIQLQNGTTYVFKDNGSGNYAITDSFGGSWPVTFVDHGNTGVFRFANYKLVATQNSGSSNQEAAGAALGAAVGNLLNNLFK; encoded by the coding sequence ATGCGCTCCTTCGTTAAGGCTTCGGCATTTGGCTTTATTGCGAGTGCGGCTTTCGTCGGTGCATCCATATCAACTGCTCCTGCCTCCGCCCAGAGCAAGGGCATCACGTATCCCAAAGCCGGGGTGGTGTGCGACCAGGTGGGTCAAACCTGCTACGACAGCTATGGCCCATCAATCGCGATCACCAAGATCTACTTCGGCCAGTTCGCCGCTGAGCGACTTCTCCAGAACCGTCGTGGTTCCACCAACAACGACTTCCGGCTCAGCTCCGGCCAGGCTTGCAGCATCCAGAAGCGCACCTGCTGGGATGACGGCTGGGGCGAGAAGAATGTGGCGCGAGGTTTGACCAAACAGCTCTTTAGTAGCAATCAGAGTGCCAGCAACGCCAGCTCCAGCAGTGGCAATCGACAGGTGTCGACCGACACGGGCTACTGCAGCCTCAGCCAAGGTGGGCGACGGGTGTTCGATGGACCCTGTCTGCTCAAGCAGGTGTCGAGGGGTGATCGCAACCGCTACAAGATTCAGCTCCAGAACGGCACGACCTACGTGTTCAAAGACAACGGCAGCGGTAACTACGCCATCACCGATTCCTTCGGTGGCAGCTGGCCGGTGACCTTCGTGGACCATGGCAACACTGGTGTGTTCCGTTTTGCCAACTACAAACTGGTGGCCACACAGAACAGCGGCAGCTCGAATCAGGAAGCCGCCGGTGCTGCCTTAGGCGCTGCAGTTGGCAACCTGCTGAACAATCTGTTCAAGTAA
- a CDS encoding mechanosensitive ion channel family protein, giving the protein MLAPHRWKRCWIGGLLAAVCAVLLCWIPQQPIQASGLFPLLNSSPLGNGASVPRSGHEVLDAGSYELAKVRILGVPALTVASPVLRDGDALGAQRRAAVIEGNLRLVYDPNRLCTEAERLSEWMLESLLGGQAKVCTTGPGDGVSMTHDPITVTVEMDAAGNYLLEAQLPDRQRHLPLLTVTRADAEMNGVTVEVLAQRWKTLLERRINHARLALSPERLVRRWRFTLAVELLLFGLVAAVIWLWAWVRRRRCLLQHRRHQGERNRKLELKLQLLHTTTRVLMVLVLFLLVVMVGLGVMAMPGRIPLGIELLLQPSFVIVKLGAVTVVGLLLRALSTFLLHQWADNVDVIEQERARRDQRYRSLLKVSHRLIDVGCVAVLAIWVILDIPGVRSASVSILVAGGALIGALAFVFQGLLRDFVAGMLVLLEDRYAIGDWVEVDGVEGEVIDVGLFSTAMRCLDQRVDTLDNSTIRQLRNHTKLRSGSLIKVVISHRQSSIDQAIALIGEEIERLMGDPVWGERLLCQPILRGVRRITPLGTQLEVLLITRSGEQWVTEREFQLRVLRSFEQHGVVLADGLELSALT; this is encoded by the coding sequence GTGCTGGCTCCCCACCGTTGGAAGCGCTGTTGGATCGGCGGACTGCTGGCTGCCGTCTGCGCCGTGTTGTTGTGCTGGATTCCCCAGCAGCCGATCCAGGCTTCCGGGCTCTTTCCCCTGCTCAACTCCAGCCCACTCGGCAATGGGGCATCTGTTCCACGCTCTGGTCATGAGGTGTTGGATGCAGGGAGTTATGAGCTGGCCAAGGTGCGCATCCTTGGTGTGCCGGCCCTCACGGTTGCCAGCCCGGTGCTCCGCGATGGCGATGCCCTCGGAGCGCAGCGCCGGGCTGCGGTGATCGAAGGCAACCTGCGTTTGGTCTATGACCCGAACCGGCTCTGCACGGAAGCAGAACGACTGAGCGAGTGGATGCTGGAAAGCCTGCTCGGCGGTCAGGCCAAGGTCTGCACCACCGGCCCTGGGGATGGGGTGTCGATGACCCATGACCCGATCACGGTCACGGTGGAGATGGATGCCGCCGGGAACTATCTGTTGGAAGCGCAGCTGCCAGATCGGCAGCGCCATCTGCCCCTGCTCACGGTGACCCGCGCCGATGCGGAGATGAACGGGGTCACAGTTGAGGTGTTGGCGCAGCGATGGAAAACGCTGCTCGAACGGCGCATCAATCACGCCCGCCTGGCTCTATCTCCTGAGCGCTTGGTTCGGCGCTGGCGCTTCACCTTGGCGGTGGAACTGCTCCTGTTCGGGTTGGTCGCCGCTGTGATCTGGCTCTGGGCCTGGGTTCGCCGTCGACGCTGCTTGCTGCAGCATCGGCGCCATCAGGGCGAACGCAATCGAAAGCTCGAACTCAAGCTCCAGCTCTTGCACACCACCACTCGGGTGTTGATGGTGCTGGTGCTGTTCCTGCTGGTCGTGATGGTGGGTCTTGGGGTGATGGCGATGCCAGGCCGGATCCCGCTGGGGATCGAGCTGCTGCTTCAACCCAGTTTCGTGATCGTCAAGCTGGGGGCCGTGACAGTGGTGGGCCTGTTGCTGAGGGCGTTGAGCACGTTTCTTCTCCACCAGTGGGCTGACAATGTCGATGTGATCGAACAGGAGCGGGCCCGGCGTGATCAGCGGTACCGCAGCCTGCTGAAGGTCTCCCATCGCCTCATTGATGTGGGTTGTGTGGCGGTGTTGGCCATCTGGGTGATCCTTGATATTCCAGGAGTGCGTTCTGCTTCTGTGTCGATCCTGGTGGCTGGCGGTGCCTTGATTGGTGCTCTGGCCTTTGTGTTCCAGGGCCTGCTGCGCGACTTCGTGGCAGGGATGCTGGTGTTGCTTGAGGATCGCTACGCCATCGGCGATTGGGTGGAGGTGGATGGCGTGGAGGGCGAGGTGATCGATGTTGGTCTGTTCAGCACGGCCATGCGTTGCCTTGATCAGCGGGTGGACACGCTGGATAACAGCACGATCAGGCAGTTGCGGAATCACACCAAGCTGCGCTCTGGCAGCCTGATCAAGGTGGTGATCTCACACAGGCAGAGCTCGATCGATCAGGCGATCGCTTTGATCGGCGAGGAGATTGAGCGGTTGATGGGCGATCCGGTTTGGGGAGAGCGCTTGCTCTGCCAGCCGATCCTGCGCGGTGTGCGCCGGATCACCCCGCTCGGCACCCAGCTGGAGGTGTTGCTGATCACCCGTTCCGGCGAACAGTGGGTGACCGAACGGGAGTTTCAGCTGCGCGTGCTGCGCAGTTTTGAGCAGCACGGGGTGGTGTTGGCCGATGGCCTGGAGCTCAGCGCACTTACTTGA
- a CDS encoding nucleoside triphosphate pyrophosphatase: protein MLLLASASPARRRLLEQAAIPHRVQVSGVDEDAIHHADPAQLVQLLAKAKAEAVHSQLEASGDAGDPISAVLGCDSVLSVDGEVFGKPADADEAMARWQRMRGHWGELHTGHCLLPGPAAAAGSQQRCVCVTTRVLFSPLTDAEIAAYVDTGEPLQCAGGFALEGRGGSCVERLDGCYSNVIGLSLPLLRRWLAPLPFFFGRS, encoded by the coding sequence GTGCTCCTGCTTGCTTCCGCGTCTCCAGCCCGTCGGCGTCTGCTTGAACAGGCGGCGATCCCCCATCGGGTGCAGGTGAGTGGCGTGGATGAAGACGCGATCCATCACGCTGATCCAGCCCAGCTGGTGCAGTTGCTGGCGAAAGCTAAGGCTGAGGCGGTGCACAGCCAGCTGGAGGCTTCTGGCGACGCTGGTGATCCGATCTCGGCTGTGCTCGGCTGTGATTCCGTGCTCTCCGTCGATGGGGAGGTGTTTGGGAAGCCTGCCGATGCCGACGAGGCGATGGCCCGTTGGCAGCGCATGCGCGGCCATTGGGGCGAGTTGCACACCGGCCACTGTCTGCTGCCGGGCCCTGCCGCTGCAGCAGGCAGCCAACAACGGTGTGTCTGCGTCACCACCCGGGTGTTGTTTTCCCCTCTCACCGATGCAGAGATTGCCGCTTACGTCGACACAGGTGAGCCGTTGCAGTGTGCTGGGGGGTTTGCACTGGAAGGCCGAGGTGGCAGCTGCGTGGAGCGGTTGGATGGCTGCTACTCCAATGTGATCGGCCTGAGCCTGCCGTTGCTGCGGCGTTGGTTGGCACCATTGCCATTTTTTTTCGGCCGTAGCTAA
- a CDS encoding Npun_F0494 family protein, translating into MPPSSPLLSQRALQRARQAMGCLPFTWRFYQVLEEEALSSTGLVARPDWGELCCHPLAASRIEDHFIWLIQLGVLRREVDGQGLTERVRLTPMGRDCLTAWPEAIPRASLPQRLQHWLRRHRPRL; encoded by the coding sequence ATCCCCCCCTCATCCCCACTGCTCAGCCAACGCGCGCTCCAACGGGCTCGGCAGGCGATGGGCTGCCTGCCCTTCACATGGCGTTTTTATCAGGTTCTCGAGGAGGAAGCGCTCAGCAGCACGGGGCTGGTGGCCCGGCCGGATTGGGGTGAACTCTGCTGCCACCCCTTAGCAGCCAGCCGCATTGAAGATCACTTCATCTGGCTGATTCAGCTGGGGGTCCTGCGGAGAGAAGTGGATGGCCAGGGACTCACCGAACGGGTCCGACTCACGCCGATGGGCCGCGATTGCCTAACTGCCTGGCCGGAGGCCATCCCAAGAGCTTCCCTTCCTCAGCGGCTGCAACACTGGCTGAGGCGACACCGACCGAGGCTGTGA
- a CDS encoding AbrB/MazE/SpoVT family DNA-binding domain-containing protein — MGTEVTLRQAGGSLSATIPAEMARRFHLSPGDRVQAIETEQGILLSPFDPAVEEALALASAAARQFQPALRELAR; from the coding sequence ATGGGAACAGAAGTCACCTTGCGGCAGGCCGGCGGATCGCTCAGTGCCACGATCCCGGCTGAAATGGCACGCCGGTTTCATCTGTCGCCCGGAGACCGGGTGCAGGCGATCGAAACGGAACAGGGGATCCTGCTCTCGCCCTTTGATCCAGCGGTCGAGGAAGCCCTGGCGCTGGCCAGTGCAGCTGCACGCCAATTTCAGCCAGCCCTGCGAGAGCTGGCCCGTTGA
- a CDS encoding type II toxin-antitoxin system death-on-curing family toxin: MSNTAEPRWVPSVAVQASHRQQTLEHGGLQGIRSQAALDAALARPQQRWSYGELSTIPQLAAAHAEAIVRAHPFVDGNKRSGFLVAVVFLGLNGFSFQGSNESVVFMIQRLAADDLPWEELKAWFAGNSVVTP; the protein is encoded by the coding sequence TTGAGCAACACAGCGGAACCCCGCTGGGTCCCTAGCGTTGCCGTACAGGCCAGCCACCGGCAGCAAACGCTGGAGCACGGAGGGCTGCAGGGCATCAGAAGCCAGGCCGCCCTGGATGCCGCACTCGCCAGGCCACAGCAACGCTGGAGCTACGGGGAGCTGAGCACCATTCCGCAACTGGCAGCGGCCCACGCGGAAGCCATCGTGCGAGCCCACCCGTTTGTGGATGGCAACAAGCGCAGCGGTTTCCTTGTGGCTGTGGTGTTTCTCGGTCTGAACGGGTTCAGCTTTCAGGGCAGCAATGAGAGCGTGGTGTTCATGATTCAGCGATTGGCAGCTGATGACCTGCCCTGGGAGGAGCTTAAGGCGTGGTTTGCAGGCAACAGCGTGGTCACACCATGA
- a CDS encoding cobyric acid synthase, with amino-acid sequence MTIPPALMVLGTSSGAGKSLMTAALCRVLRRRGETPLPFKGQNMSNNAWVDQAGGEMAYSQALQAWAAGLEPECAMNPVLLKPQGDSTSEVIHLGQSVGSCRAEHYYRDWFRPGWAAIRSGLNELQAAYPEGRLVLEGAGSPVEVNLQPRDLTNLRLAQYLRARCILVADIERGGVFAQLVGTLALLRPVERPLIRGLLINRFRGRRELFDEGRRWLEANTGIPVLGVMPWLDELFPPEDSLDLLERRGRKRGAELEIAVLKLPSLSNFSDLDPLEAEPTVQLRWVAPGEELGKPDAVVVPGSKQTLRDLDALQVSTLGTQVQAYAAAGGAVFGICGGMQVLGRELHDPEDLEGASNGAGSAPGLNLLPLRTVFGGNKALRQRSSQALWPLLDASRTLSIEGFELHRGSTTAVEPCQSLCSDQELGWVDGSVAGTYLHGVFESGPWRRRWLNQLRTRKGLPLLSEQQPHHSRQREALLDRLADAFEQHVNLEPLLKP; translated from the coding sequence ATGACCATCCCACCCGCCCTGATGGTGCTGGGCACCAGCAGCGGTGCCGGCAAGTCGTTGATGACGGCTGCCCTCTGCCGGGTGTTGCGGCGCCGCGGTGAAACACCGCTGCCCTTCAAGGGGCAGAACATGAGCAACAACGCCTGGGTGGATCAGGCCGGCGGCGAGATGGCCTACTCCCAGGCCCTGCAAGCCTGGGCGGCGGGCCTCGAACCCGAATGCGCCATGAACCCGGTGCTGCTCAAACCCCAGGGCGACAGCACCAGCGAGGTGATCCACCTAGGCCAATCAGTAGGCAGCTGCCGCGCCGAGCACTATTACCGCGACTGGTTTCGCCCCGGCTGGGCCGCGATCCGCAGCGGCCTAAACGAGCTGCAGGCGGCCTACCCCGAGGGGCGGCTGGTGTTAGAAGGCGCCGGCAGCCCCGTCGAGGTGAACCTGCAACCGCGCGACCTCACCAACCTGCGCCTGGCCCAATACCTGCGCGCCCGCTGCATCCTGGTGGCCGACATTGAGCGCGGCGGTGTGTTCGCGCAGCTGGTCGGCACCCTGGCATTACTCCGGCCGGTGGAGCGTCCGTTGATCCGAGGCCTGCTGATCAATCGCTTCCGGGGCCGGCGTGAACTCTTCGATGAAGGGCGCCGCTGGCTGGAGGCCAACACGGGCATTCCGGTGCTGGGGGTGATGCCCTGGCTGGATGAACTGTTCCCGCCGGAAGACTCGCTTGATCTGTTGGAGCGCCGGGGCCGCAAACGCGGCGCCGAACTGGAGATCGCGGTGCTCAAGCTGCCCTCCCTCAGCAACTTCTCCGATCTCGATCCGCTCGAAGCCGAACCCACGGTTCAGCTGCGTTGGGTAGCCCCCGGCGAGGAGCTGGGCAAGCCCGATGCCGTCGTGGTGCCCGGCAGTAAGCAAACCCTGCGCGATCTCGATGCTCTGCAGGTCAGCACCCTTGGCACGCAAGTGCAGGCCTACGCCGCAGCCGGCGGGGCGGTGTTCGGAATCTGCGGCGGCATGCAAGTGCTCGGCCGCGAGCTCCACGACCCGGAGGATCTGGAGGGCGCCAGCAACGGTGCGGGCAGTGCTCCAGGACTGAACCTGCTGCCCTTGCGCACCGTCTTCGGCGGCAACAAAGCGCTGCGCCAACGCAGCAGCCAGGCACTCTGGCCGCTCTTGGACGCCAGCCGCACACTCTCGATTGAAGGCTTCGAGCTGCACCGCGGCAGCACCACCGCCGTGGAACCCTGCCAATCCCTTTGCAGCGATCAGGAGCTGGGCTGGGTGGATGGCTCCGTGGCTGGCACCTATCTGCACGGAGTGTTTGAAAGCGGGCCGTGGCGCAGGCGCTGGCTCAATCAGCTGCGCACGCGCAAAGGGTTGCCGTTACTGAGCGAACAGCAACCCCACCACAGTCGTCAACGCGAAGCACTGCTCGATCGCCTCGCCGATGCCTTCGAGCAGCACGTGAACCTGGAGCCGTTGCTGAAGCCATGA
- a CDS encoding 2Fe-2S iron-sulfur cluster-binding protein yields the protein MNQEVLIHWPNGQTSRCTPGADWLQAARDAGFSIPTGCLGGSCGACELDVNGNTIRACIASVPAAASGQLTVELATDPHW from the coding sequence ATGAACCAAGAGGTGTTGATCCACTGGCCCAATGGACAGACCAGCCGCTGCACCCCTGGAGCGGATTGGCTGCAAGCAGCACGCGATGCCGGCTTTTCGATCCCCACAGGCTGCCTCGGCGGCAGCTGCGGCGCCTGCGAACTGGACGTGAACGGCAACACAATCCGAGCCTGCATCGCCAGCGTTCCTGCGGCAGCATCGGGGCAACTCACGGTGGAGCTGGCCACCGATCCCCATTGGTAA